A stretch of the Capsicum annuum cultivar UCD-10X-F1 chromosome 10, UCD10Xv1.1, whole genome shotgun sequence genome encodes the following:
- the LOC107845635 gene encoding ER lumen protein-retaining receptor erd-2.2: MKAPRRPIHAVSTWVKRQPPKVKAFLAVISGMAILVLLRAIVHDHDNLFVAAEAVHAIGISVLIYKLMNEKTCAGISLKSQELTALFLAVRLYCSFVMEYDIHTLLDLATLGTTLWVIYMIHFNLKSSYMEDKDNCAIYYVVIPCAVLALLIHPSTSHHIINRIFWAFCVYLEAVSVLPQLRVMQNTKIVEPFTAHYVFALGVARFLSCTHWVLQVLDSHGHLLVALGHGLWPSMVLFSEIVQTFILADFCYYYVKSVFGGQLVLRLPSGVV; the protein is encoded by the exons ATGAAGGCGCCGAGGAGGCCGATCCATGCCGTGTCAACATGGGTAAAACGGCAACCACCAAAGGTAAAGGCTTTTCTGGCGGTGATATCCGGCATGGCGATTCTGGTGCTGCTACGTGCCATTGTCCATGATCACGACAACCTTTTTGTCGCCGCTGAGGCTGTTCATGCCATCGGAATCTCCGTCCTTATCTATAAACTCATGAATGAAAAAACTTGTGCTG GAATTTCACTAAAATCCCAGGAGCTCACTGCTCTGTTTTTGGCTGTCAGACTGTATTGTAGTTTTGTCATGGAATATGATATACATACCTTACTTGATTTAGCTACATTGGGGACTACCTTGTGGGTTATTTATATGATCCATTTTAATCTTAAATCAAGTTACATGGAGGACAAAGACAATTGTGCAATTTATTATGTG GTGATCCCTTGTGCCGTCTTAGCCTTACTAATTCATCCATCAACATCACATCACATTATCAATAGAATCTTCTGGGCTTTCTGTGTTTACTTGGAGGCAGTTTCTGTGCTTCCTCAACTTCGTGTCATGCAAAATACTAAG ATAGTTGAACCATTCACAGCTCATTATGTATTTGCGTTGGGTGTTGCGAGGTTCTTAAGCTGCACTCATTGGGTTCTCCAG GTTTTGGACAGTCATGGCCATTTACTAGTAGCATTGGGTCATGGTCTATGGCCTTCAATGGTTCTTTTTTCTGAAATTGTTCAGACATTCATCTTAGCAGACTTCTGTTACTACTATGTTAAAAG TGTTTTTGGTGGACAGCTGGTTTTGCGCCTTCCTTCTGGTGTCGTGTAG